In Humulus lupulus chromosome 7, drHumLupu1.1, whole genome shotgun sequence, the following are encoded in one genomic region:
- the LOC133789385 gene encoding uncharacterized protein LOC133789385 — MSDSSSNQLRGCLSIAIGLVFFLGFFYAAIVSKLLPPSNNPIISAIQNDWYYCFLVPLTLPVLVVAVYFHWLSMKMFKHA, encoded by the exons ATGTCCGACTCTTCTTCGAATCAGTTGCGGGGATGCCTCTCTATAGCAATTGGCTTGGTTTTCTTTTTGGGATTCTTTTACGCCGCCATTGTTTCCAAGCTTCTTCCTCCATCAAATAACCCAATAATTTCCGCCATACAAAACGACTG GTATTATTGCTTCTTGGTTCCTTTGACTCTCCCTGTTCTTGTAGTTGCTGTGTACTTTCATTGGCTCAGCATGAAAATgttcaaacatgcataa